In Pseudomonas fluorescens, a genomic segment contains:
- the def gene encoding peptide deformylase, which yields MAILNILEFPDSRLRTIAKPVAVVDDKVRQLVDDMFETMYEAPGIGLAATQVNVHQRVVVMDLSEDRSEPRVFINPEFEPLTDEMGEYQEGCLSVPEFYENVERPLRVKIKALDRDGNPYELVAEGLLAVCIQHECDHLNGKLFVDYLSTLKRDRIKKKLEKKHRQQA from the coding sequence ATGGCTATTTTGAACATCCTCGAATTCCCCGACTCGCGCCTGCGCACGATCGCCAAACCGGTGGCCGTAGTGGACGACAAGGTTCGTCAGTTGGTCGATGACATGTTTGAAACAATGTATGAAGCCCCGGGCATTGGCCTCGCCGCCACCCAGGTCAATGTGCATCAGCGTGTCGTGGTCATGGACCTGTCGGAAGATCGCAGCGAGCCACGGGTGTTCATCAACCCCGAATTCGAGCCGCTGACCGACGAGATGGGCGAATACCAGGAAGGCTGCCTGTCGGTGCCGGAGTTCTATGAGAACGTCGAGCGCCCGCTGCGCGTGAAGATCAAGGCCCTGGACCGCGACGGCAACCCCTACGAGCTGGTCGCCGAAGGCCTCCTCGCGGTGTGCATCCAGCACGAATGCGACCACCTCAACGGCAAGCTGTTTGTCGATTACCTGTCCACGCTCAAACGTGACCGGATCAAGAAAAAGCTGGAAAAAAAGCATCGCCAGCAAGCTTGA
- the rsmB gene encoding 16S rRNA (cytosine(967)-C(5))-methyltransferase RsmB encodes MNPRLAAAKALAAVLNGKASLNSSLPTQLDKVEDRDRGFTQDLAFGTARWQPRLSALAAKLLQKPFKAADADVEALLLVGLYQLLYTRVPAHAAIGETVGCADKLKKPWAKALLNAVLRRAQRESEALLAELEHDPVVRTAHPRWLQKSLKAFWPEQWEAICAANNAHPPMILRVNRRHHSRDAYLQLLTNAGINATPCVYSTDGIVLEAATDVRSLPGFAEGWISVQDEAAQLAADLLDLAPGQRVLDACCAPGGKTCHILEVEKDLAGVVAVDLEAKRLVRVRENLARLGLSAELIAADGRDTATWWDGKPFQRILLDAPCSATGVIRRHPDIKLTRQPDDIAALAVLQGELLDALWPTLEVGGILLYATCSTLPTENTEVIEAFLARTSGARELDLATSAGIKQPHGRQLLAQQGGHDGFYYAKLIKIAAARG; translated from the coding sequence ATGAACCCGCGTCTGGCCGCCGCCAAGGCCCTGGCCGCCGTGCTCAACGGCAAGGCTTCGCTGAACAGTTCGCTGCCCACCCAGCTGGATAAGGTCGAAGACCGTGATCGCGGTTTCACCCAGGACCTGGCCTTTGGCACCGCGCGCTGGCAGCCACGCTTGTCGGCGCTGGCGGCCAAGCTGCTGCAAAAGCCCTTCAAGGCGGCCGATGCCGATGTGGAGGCGCTGCTGTTGGTGGGCCTCTATCAGTTGCTCTATACCCGCGTGCCGGCCCACGCAGCCATCGGTGAAACCGTTGGTTGCGCCGACAAACTGAAAAAACCCTGGGCCAAGGCCCTGCTCAACGCCGTACTGCGCCGCGCCCAACGCGAAAGCGAAGCGCTGCTGGCCGAGCTGGAGCATGACCCGGTGGTGCGCACCGCACACCCGCGCTGGCTACAGAAATCCCTGAAAGCCTTCTGGCCTGAGCAATGGGAAGCCATCTGCGCGGCCAACAATGCGCACCCGCCGATGATCCTGCGGGTCAACCGTCGCCATCACAGCCGTGATGCGTATCTGCAATTGCTGACGAACGCAGGCATCAACGCCACGCCATGCGTGTACAGCACCGACGGCATTGTGCTGGAAGCGGCCACCGACGTGCGCAGCCTGCCGGGTTTCGCCGAAGGCTGGATCAGCGTCCAGGACGAAGCCGCGCAACTGGCCGCCGACCTGCTCGACCTGGCTCCCGGCCAACGCGTGCTGGACGCCTGCTGTGCTCCAGGCGGTAAGACATGTCACATCCTCGAAGTTGAAAAGGACCTGGCCGGTGTAGTAGCTGTCGATCTTGAAGCCAAGCGCCTGGTGCGCGTACGCGAAAACCTCGCACGCCTTGGGCTCAGCGCCGAACTGATCGCCGCCGACGGCCGCGACACCGCCACCTGGTGGGACGGCAAACCGTTCCAGCGCATCCTGCTCGACGCGCCGTGTTCCGCCACCGGTGTGATCCGCCGCCATCCGGACATCAAGCTCACCCGTCAACCCGACGACATCGCCGCCCTGGCCGTGCTGCAAGGCGAACTGCTCGACGCCCTGTGGCCGACCCTGGAGGTCGGCGGCATCCTGCTCTACGCCACCTGCTCTACGTTGCCCACCGAAAACACCGAGGTCATCGAGGCCTTCCTTGCGCGCACCAGCGGTGCGCGCGAACTGGACCTCGCCACGAGCGCCGGCATCAAGCAGCCCCATGGCCGCCAACTGCTTGCACAGCAAGGCGGACACGATGGCTTCTACTACGCCAAACTGATCAAGATTGCCGCCGCACGCGGCTGA
- a CDS encoding tetratricopeptide repeat protein encodes MLESLEKMLAKGVDNALLRFGLGKGYLDLKDNAKAAEHLHKCVEFDPKYSAAWKLLGKSYAGLGNHPAARQAWEKGIEAAQAHGDKQAEKEMAVFLKKLDRQA; translated from the coding sequence ATGCTCGAATCCCTGGAAAAAATGCTCGCCAAGGGTGTGGATAACGCGCTGCTGCGCTTTGGGCTGGGCAAGGGCTATCTGGACTTGAAGGACAACGCCAAGGCGGCGGAGCATTTGCACAAGTGTGTCGAGTTCGATCCGAAGTATTCAGCTGCGTGGAAGCTGCTGGGCAAGTCTTACGCCGGATTGGGCAATCATCCGGCTGCACGACAGGCCTGGGAGAAGGGCATTGAAGCGGCACAGGCCCATGGCGACAAACAGGCCGAAAAAGAGATGGCGGTATTCCTGAAAAAACTCGACCGCCAGGCTTGA
- the trkA gene encoding Trk system potassium transporter TrkA has product MKIIILGAGQVGGTLAEHLASEANDITVVDTDAERLRNLGDRLDIRTVQGRASFPTVLRQAGADDADMLVAVTNSDETNMVACQVAHTLFHTPTKIARVREAAYLTRAGLFDNDAIPVDVLISPEQVVTHYIKRLIEIPGALQVIDFADGKAQLVAVKAYYGGPLVGQQLRQLREHMPNVETRVAAIFRRDRPILPQGDTVIEADDEVFFIAAKANIRAVMSEMRRLDETYKRIVIAGGGQIGERLAEAIESRYQVKIIEMSPARCRHLSDTLDSTVVLQGSASDRDLLMEENIADADIFLALTNDDEANIMSSLLAKRLGAKKVMTIINNPAYVDLIQGGDIDIAISPQLATIGTLLAHVRRGDIVSVHSLRRGAAEAIEAIAHGDSKSSKVIGKAIRDIGLPPGTTIGAIIRDEEVIIAHDDTMIATGDHVILFLVDKKHIRDVEKLFHVGLSFF; this is encoded by the coding sequence ATGAAAATCATCATCCTCGGGGCAGGGCAGGTCGGTGGCACGTTGGCCGAACACTTGGCCAGCGAAGCCAACGACATCACCGTGGTCGACACCGATGCCGAGCGCCTGCGTAACCTGGGCGACCGCCTGGATATTCGTACTGTGCAGGGCCGTGCATCGTTTCCTACGGTGCTGCGTCAGGCGGGTGCCGACGATGCCGACATGCTGGTCGCCGTCACCAACAGCGACGAGACCAATATGGTCGCCTGCCAGGTCGCCCACACCCTGTTCCATACCCCGACCAAGATCGCCCGTGTTCGCGAAGCTGCGTACCTGACCCGCGCCGGCCTGTTCGACAATGATGCGATCCCGGTGGACGTGTTGATCAGCCCCGAACAAGTGGTGACTCACTACATCAAGCGCCTGATCGAAATTCCTGGCGCCTTGCAGGTGATCGACTTCGCCGACGGCAAGGCGCAACTGGTCGCGGTGAAGGCTTACTACGGTGGCCCGCTGGTGGGCCAGCAACTGCGCCAGCTGCGCGAACACATGCCGAATGTGGAAACCCGCGTGGCGGCGATTTTCCGCCGTGACCGGCCGATCCTGCCCCAAGGCGATACGGTGATCGAAGCCGATGACGAAGTTTTCTTCATCGCCGCCAAAGCCAATATTCGTGCGGTGATGAGCGAAATGCGTCGGCTCGACGAGACGTATAAACGCATCGTCATCGCCGGTGGCGGGCAGATCGGCGAGCGCTTGGCCGAGGCGATCGAGAGCCGCTACCAGGTAAAAATCATCGAGATGAGCCCGGCACGCTGCCGGCATTTGTCCGACACCCTCGACAGCACCGTGGTCCTGCAAGGCAGCGCCTCGGACCGCGACCTGTTGATGGAAGAAAACATTGCCGACGCCGATATCTTCCTGGCCCTGACCAACGATGATGAAGCCAACATCATGTCTTCACTGCTGGCCAAAAGGCTGGGGGCCAAGAAGGTGATGACCATCATCAACAACCCGGCCTACGTCGACCTGATCCAGGGCGGCGATATCGACATCGCTATCAGCCCGCAGCTGGCCACTATCGGCACCTTGCTTGCCCATGTGCGCCGTGGCGATATCGTCAGCGTGCACTCCCTGCGCCGAGGCGCCGCGGAAGCCATCGAGGCGATTGCCCACGGTGATTCGAAGTCGAGCAAAGTGATTGGCAAAGCCATTCGGGATATCGGCCTGCCACCGGGCACGACCATTGGCGCGATCATTCGGGATGAAGAAGTGATCATCGCCCACGACGACACGATGATCGCCACCGGGGACCATGTGATCCTGTTCCTGGTGGATAAGAAACATATCCGCGATGTGGAGAAGCTGTTCCACGTGGGGTTGAGCTTTTTCTGA
- the glyQ gene encoding glycine--tRNA ligase subunit alpha has product MSQPTPAVRTFQDLILALQQYWAEQGCVVLQPYDMEVGAGTFHTATFLRAIGPETWNAAYVQPSRRPTDGRYGENPNRLQHYYQFQVVLKPNPDNFQELYLGSLKHVGLDPLVHDIRFVEDNWESPTLGAWGLGWEVWLNGMEVTQFTYFQQAGGIECYPVTGEITYGLERLAMYLQGVDSVYDLVWADGPFGKVTYGDVFHQNEVEQSTYNFEHANVEKLFELFDFYESEAKRLIELDQPLPLPSYEMVLKASHTFNLLDARRAISVTARQQYILRVRTLARSVAQAYLLARAKLGFPMATPDLRDEVLAKLEAAQ; this is encoded by the coding sequence GTGAGCCAGCCTACGCCAGCCGTGCGTACCTTCCAAGACTTGATCCTCGCCCTCCAGCAATACTGGGCCGAGCAAGGTTGTGTGGTACTTCAGCCCTACGATATGGAAGTAGGCGCCGGCACTTTCCACACCGCTACCTTCCTGCGGGCCATCGGCCCGGAAACCTGGAACGCCGCTTATGTGCAGCCCAGTCGTCGCCCGACTGACGGCCGCTACGGCGAGAACCCGAACCGTCTGCAGCACTACTACCAGTTCCAGGTGGTACTGAAGCCGAACCCGGACAACTTCCAGGAGCTGTACCTGGGCTCGCTGAAACATGTCGGCCTGGACCCGCTGGTCCACGACATCCGTTTCGTCGAAGACAACTGGGAGTCGCCAACCCTGGGCGCCTGGGGCCTGGGCTGGGAAGTCTGGCTCAACGGCATGGAAGTGACGCAGTTCACCTACTTCCAGCAAGCGGGCGGCATCGAGTGCTACCCGGTGACCGGCGAGATCACCTACGGTCTTGAACGCCTGGCCATGTACCTGCAAGGCGTGGACTCGGTCTACGACCTGGTGTGGGCTGACGGCCCGTTCGGCAAAGTGACTTACGGCGATGTGTTCCACCAGAACGAAGTGGAGCAGTCGACCTATAACTTCGAACACGCCAACGTCGAGAAGCTGTTCGAACTGTTCGACTTCTATGAAAGCGAAGCCAAGCGCCTGATCGAACTGGATCAGCCGCTGCCGTTGCCGAGTTATGAAATGGTGTTGAAGGCCTCCCATACCTTCAACCTGCTGGACGCCCGCCGTGCCATCTCGGTAACCGCGCGTCAGCAATACATCCTGCGTGTACGCACCCTGGCGCGTTCCGTCGCCCAAGCCTACCTGCTGGCACGCGCCAAGCTGGGCTTCCCGATGGCAACCCCGGACCTGCGTGATGAAGTGTTGGCTAAGCTGGAGGCTGCACAATGA
- a CDS encoding L-threonylcarbamoyladenylate synthase, with product MVNRWRVLEAAREIRAGAVIAYPTEAVWGLGCDPWNEDAVDRLLAIKNRSVDKGLILVADTIRQFDFLFEDFPQEWIDRMASTWPGPNTWLVPHQDLLPEWVTGVHDTVALRVSDHPLVRDLCALVGPLISTSANPQGRPAARTRIRVEQYFRGQVDLVLGGALGGRKNPSLIRDLATGEVVRPS from the coding sequence ATGGTCAACAGGTGGCGTGTGCTGGAAGCCGCACGAGAAATTCGCGCAGGCGCGGTGATTGCCTATCCAACCGAGGCGGTCTGGGGCCTGGGTTGTGATCCGTGGAACGAAGACGCAGTGGACCGACTGCTGGCGATCAAGAACCGTTCGGTGGACAAGGGCCTGATCCTGGTGGCGGACACTATCCGCCAGTTCGATTTTCTCTTCGAAGACTTCCCGCAGGAATGGATCGACCGCATGGCCAGCACCTGGCCGGGGCCGAATACCTGGCTGGTACCCCACCAGGATTTGCTGCCGGAGTGGGTCACGGGTGTGCATGACACCGTGGCATTGCGGGTCAGCGATCATCCGTTGGTGCGGGATTTGTGCGCGCTGGTGGGCCCGCTGATCTCGACCTCGGCCAACCCCCAAGGGCGCCCGGCGGCGCGTACGCGGATCCGGGTGGAGCAGTATTTCCGTGGCCAGGTCGACCTGGTATTGGGGGGCGCCCTGGGTGGGCGCAAGAACCCCAGCTTGATTCGCGATTTGGCGACCGGTGAGGTGGTGCGGCCTTCTTGA
- a CDS encoding lysophospholipid acyltransferase, which yields MEKFKGALLVGALRLFALLPWRAVQAVGSAIGWIMWKTPNRSRDTVRINLSKCFPDMDPAERERLVGRSLMDIGKSLTESACAWIWPAQRSIDLVREVEGLEVLHEALASGKGVVGITSHLGNWEVLNHFYCSQCKPIIFYRPPKLKAVDDLLRKQRVQLGNRVAASTKEGILSVIKEVRKGGQVGIPADPEPAESAGIFVPFFATQALTSKFVPNMLAGHKAVGVFLHALRLPDGSGYKVILEAAPEDMYSTDTATSCAAMSKVVERYVGAYPSQYMWSMKRFKKRPPGEARWY from the coding sequence GTGGAAAAGTTTAAAGGCGCCTTGCTGGTAGGCGCTCTTCGGTTGTTTGCCCTGCTGCCTTGGCGCGCGGTGCAAGCCGTGGGTTCGGCCATTGGCTGGATCATGTGGAAAACCCCCAACCGCTCCCGCGACACGGTGCGGATCAACCTCTCCAAGTGCTTCCCGGACATGGACCCGGCCGAACGCGAGCGCCTGGTGGGCCGCAGCCTGATGGACATCGGCAAGTCCTTGACCGAAAGCGCCTGCGCCTGGATCTGGCCGGCGCAGCGTTCCATCGACCTGGTGCGCGAGGTCGAGGGCCTGGAAGTGCTGCATGAAGCCCTGGCCTCAGGCAAAGGCGTGGTCGGTATCACCAGCCACCTGGGCAATTGGGAAGTGTTGAACCATTTCTATTGCAGCCAGTGCAAACCGATCATTTTCTACCGCCCGCCCAAGCTCAAGGCCGTGGACGACTTATTACGCAAGCAGCGCGTGCAACTGGGTAACCGCGTGGCCGCCTCCACCAAGGAAGGTATCCTCAGTGTGATCAAGGAAGTGCGCAAAGGTGGCCAGGTGGGCATCCCCGCCGACCCTGAACCGGCGGAATCCGCCGGGATCTTCGTGCCGTTCTTCGCTACGCAGGCGCTGACCAGCAAGTTCGTGCCGAACATGCTCGCCGGCCATAAGGCCGTCGGTGTGTTCCTGCATGCGCTGCGCCTGCCGGATGGCTCGGGCTACAAAGTGATTCTGGAAGCGGCGCCGGAAGACATGTACAGCACCGACACTGCTACGTCCTGCGCGGCGATGAGCAAGGTGGTGGAGCGTTACGTCGGCGCCTACCCAAGCCAGTACATGTGGAGCATGAAACGCTTCAAGAAACGCCCGCCGGGTGAGGCGCGGTGGTACTGA
- the glyS gene encoding glycine--tRNA ligase subunit beta yields the protein MSAQDFLVELGTEELPPKALNTLADAFLAGIEKGLQTAGLKFAAKKVYAAPRRLAVLLTALETQQPDRSINLDGPPRQAAFDAEGNPTQAALGFAKKCGVELSEIDQSGPKLRFSQVIKGKPTASLLPTIVEDSLNDLPIPKRMRWGARKEEFVRPTQWLVMLLGDQVIDCTILAQKAGRDSRGHRFHHPQSVRITAPANYLDDLRAAYVLADANERRELISKRTEELARLQEGTAIVPPNLLDEVTALVEWPVPLVCSFEERFLDVPQEALITTMQDNQKYFCLLDVDGKLLPRFITVANIESKDPQQIIAGNEKVVRPRLTDAEFFFKQDKKQKLEDFNLRLQNVVFQEKLGSVYDKAVRVSKLAAYIAPRIGGDAAWAARAGLLSKCDLATEMVGEFPEMQGVAGYYYALNDGEPDDVALALNEQYMPRGAGAELPTTLTGAAVAIADKLDTLVGIFGIGMLPTGSKDPYALRRAALGVLRILIDKKLDLDLTQAVVFAVGQFGGKVKQTGLAEQVLEFVFDRLRARYEDEGVDVSVYLSVRALQPGSALDFDQRVQAVQAFRKLPEADALAAVNKRVSNLLSKAEGLGNADVDPGLFADAKEFSLNSAIAKAENAVKPLIAERNYAEALARLATLREPVDAFFEAVMINAEDAGVRKNRYAMLARLRGLFINIADISVLG from the coding sequence ATGAGTGCTCAAGATTTCCTGGTTGAACTGGGCACCGAAGAGCTGCCACCCAAGGCATTGAACACCCTGGCCGATGCGTTCCTGGCCGGTATCGAAAAGGGCCTGCAGACCGCCGGCCTGAAGTTTGCCGCGAAAAAAGTCTACGCCGCGCCACGTCGCCTGGCCGTGTTGCTGACCGCGCTGGAAACCCAGCAGCCGGACCGCAGCATCAACCTCGACGGCCCGCCACGCCAGGCGGCTTTCGACGCCGAAGGCAACCCGACGCAAGCCGCACTGGGCTTCGCCAAGAAGTGTGGCGTCGAGCTGAGCGAGATCGACCAGAGCGGCCCGAAACTGCGTTTCAGCCAGGTCATCAAGGGCAAGCCGACCGCCAGCCTGTTGCCGACGATCGTTGAAGACTCCCTCAACGACCTGCCGATCCCTAAGCGCATGCGCTGGGGGGCACGCAAGGAAGAGTTCGTGCGCCCGACCCAGTGGCTGGTGATGCTGCTCGGTGACCAGGTCATCGACTGCACCATCCTTGCCCAGAAAGCCGGCCGCGATTCCCGTGGTCACCGCTTCCACCACCCGCAAAGCGTACGTATCACCGCGCCGGCCAACTACCTTGATGACCTGCGTGCAGCGTACGTGCTGGCGGATGCCAATGAGCGTCGCGAGCTGATCAGCAAGCGCACCGAAGAGCTGGCCCGCCTGCAGGAAGGTACTGCCATCGTGCCGCCAAACCTGCTCGACGAAGTGACCGCCCTGGTTGAATGGCCGGTGCCGCTGGTGTGCTCGTTCGAGGAACGCTTCCTCGACGTGCCGCAGGAAGCGCTGATCACCACCATGCAGGACAACCAGAAGTACTTCTGCCTGCTGGACGTGGACGGCAAATTGTTGCCGCGCTTTATCACCGTGGCCAACATCGAGAGCAAGGACCCGCAGCAGATCATCGCCGGTAACGAGAAAGTCGTGCGCCCGCGCCTGACCGACGCCGAGTTCTTCTTCAAGCAAGACAAGAAGCAGAAGCTCGAAGACTTCAACCTGCGCCTGCAAAACGTGGTGTTCCAGGAAAAACTCGGCAGCGTCTACGACAAAGCCGTACGGGTTTCCAAGCTGGCGGCCTACATTGCCCCGCGCATTGGGGGTGACGCGGCATGGGCCGCGCGTGCCGGCCTGCTGTCCAAGTGCGACCTGGCCACCGAGATGGTGGGCGAGTTTCCGGAGATGCAAGGCGTTGCCGGTTACTACTACGCCCTCAATGACGGCGAGCCGGACGATGTCGCCCTGGCACTGAACGAGCAGTACATGCCGCGCGGTGCTGGCGCCGAGTTGCCGACCACCCTGACCGGTGCGGCCGTGGCCATCGCCGACAAACTCGACACCCTGGTGGGTATCTTCGGTATCGGCATGCTGCCTACTGGCAGCAAAGACCCCTATGCCTTGCGCCGGGCGGCGCTGGGCGTGCTACGGATCCTGATCGACAAGAAGCTCGACCTCGACCTGACCCAGGCCGTGGTGTTCGCTGTCGGCCAGTTTGGTGGCAAGGTCAAGCAAACCGGCCTGGCTGAACAGGTACTCGAATTCGTATTCGACCGCCTGCGTGCGCGTTACGAAGACGAAGGCGTGGACGTTTCGGTGTATCTGTCGGTACGTGCCCTGCAACCAGGTTCGGCGCTGGACTTCGACCAGCGCGTACAGGCCGTACAAGCGTTCCGCAAGCTGCCGGAAGCCGATGCCCTGGCCGCCGTGAACAAGCGTGTATCGAACCTGCTGAGCAAGGCCGAAGGCCTGGGCAACGCCGATGTCGACCCTGGCCTGTTCGCCGATGCCAAGGAGTTTTCGTTGAACTCGGCTATCGCCAAGGCCGAAAACGCGGTGAAGCCGCTGATCGCCGAACGTAACTACGCCGAAGCCCTGGCACGCCTGGCCACCTTGCGTGAGCCGGTGGACGCGTTCTTCGAAGCGGTGATGATCAATGCCGAAGATGCTGGCGTGCGGAAAAACCGCTACGCCATGCTGGCGCGTCTGCGCGGCCTGTTCATCAACATCGCTGACATTTCCGTACTGGGCTGA
- the fmt gene encoding methionyl-tRNA formyltransferase, which yields MTEPLRIVFAGTPEFAAEHLKALLASPYDIVAVYTQPDRPAGRGQKLMPSPVKQLALEHNIPVLQPPTLRNADAQAELAALKPDLLVVVAYGLILPQVVLDIPRLGCINSHASLLPRWRGAAPIQRAVEAGDSESGVTVMRMEAGLDTGPMLLKVTTPITAADTGGSLHDRLAEMGPPAVIQAIAGLAAGTLQGEVQDDSLATYAHKLNKDEARIDWNRPAVELERLVRAFNPWPICHSTLSGEALKVLAATLANGKGAPGEIIGASKEGLLVACGEQALCLTRLQLPGGKALNFSDLYNSRREKFSLGTILGAVAQ from the coding sequence ATGACCGAGCCACTGCGCATTGTTTTTGCCGGTACCCCTGAATTCGCCGCCGAACACCTCAAGGCGCTGCTCGCCAGCCCTTATGACATCGTTGCGGTGTACACCCAGCCGGATCGCCCGGCCGGGCGCGGGCAAAAACTGATGCCGAGCCCGGTCAAGCAATTGGCGCTCGAGCACAACATCCCCGTGCTGCAACCGCCAACCCTGCGTAACGCCGATGCCCAGGCCGAACTGGCCGCGCTGAAACCGGACCTGCTGGTGGTGGTGGCCTATGGCTTGATCTTGCCGCAGGTGGTGCTGGATATCCCGCGCCTCGGTTGCATCAATAGCCATGCCTCGCTGCTGCCACGCTGGCGCGGCGCCGCGCCGATCCAGCGCGCCGTGGAAGCGGGCGACAGCGAGAGCGGCGTGACCGTGATGCGCATGGAGGCGGGTTTGGACACCGGCCCGATGCTGCTCAAAGTCACCACCCCGATCACGGCCGCAGACACGGGTGGCAGCCTGCACGACCGCCTCGCCGAGATGGGCCCGCCCGCCGTGATCCAGGCCATTGCCGGTCTCGCTGCCGGAACCCTGCAGGGTGAGGTGCAGGACGACAGCCTGGCCACCTACGCCCACAAGCTGAACAAGGACGAAGCCCGCATCGACTGGAACCGCCCGGCTGTAGAGCTGGAGCGCCTGGTGCGTGCGTTCAATCCGTGGCCGATCTGCCACAGCACACTCAGTGGCGAAGCCTTGAAAGTCCTGGCCGCCACCCTGGCCAACGGCAAAGGCGCCCCCGGTGAAATCATCGGCGCCAGCAAAGAGGGCTTGTTGGTCGCCTGCGGTGAGCAGGCACTGTGCCTGACCCGCCTGCAATTGCCAGGTGGCAAGGCGCTGAATTTCAGCGATTTGTACAACAGTCGCCGTGAGAAATTTTCCCTGGGCACGATCCTCGGGGCGGTAGCCCAATGA
- a CDS encoding DNA-3-methyladenine glycosylase I — protein MPRCFWCSEDPLYMAYHDQEWGTPLRDAQGLFELLLLEGFQAGLSWITVLRKREHYRKVLFGFDAQRLARLTDAEIEALMLDPGIVRNRLKLNATRRNAAAWLALEDPVGLLWSFVGGVPKINHFKDRSEVPAITPEAEAMSRALKKAGFTFVGPTICYAFMQASGMVMDHTQDCDRYADLANAG, from the coding sequence ATGCCACGCTGCTTTTGGTGTTCTGAAGATCCGCTGTACATGGCTTATCACGATCAGGAGTGGGGAACGCCGCTGCGCGACGCGCAGGGTTTGTTCGAGTTGCTTTTGCTCGAAGGGTTCCAGGCGGGCCTTTCCTGGATCACCGTTTTACGCAAACGCGAGCATTATCGAAAGGTCTTGTTCGGTTTTGATGCGCAGCGGTTGGCGCGCCTGACCGACGCTGAGATCGAAGCGTTGATGCTCGACCCAGGCATTGTGCGCAATCGCTTGAAGCTCAACGCGACCCGCCGAAATGCCGCGGCCTGGCTGGCGCTGGAGGACCCCGTGGGATTGCTCTGGTCGTTTGTCGGCGGCGTGCCCAAGATCAATCATTTCAAGGACCGCAGCGAAGTCCCGGCGATTACGCCGGAGGCTGAGGCCATGAGCCGTGCCCTGAAAAAAGCCGGTTTCACCTTTGTCGGCCCGACCATTTGCTACGCGTTCATGCAGGCTTCAGGCATGGTCATGGACCACACCCAGGACTGTGACCGTTACGCGGACCTGGCCAACGCCGGTTAG
- the dprA gene encoding DNA-processing protein DprA, producing the protein MFPINRSEISPSELEARLRLHRLPELGPKRFRLLIEAFGCASKALSAPASAWRSLGLPAISGDARRSHEVRDGASAALAWLGHPAQHLLMWDQPEYPALLAEIDDAPPLLFVAGDPFILEKPQLAVVGSRRASRPGMDTAAAFSRSLASAGFVITSGLALGIDGAAHQAALDVGGQTIGVLGTGLENFYPQRHRRLAAAMIAQGSAVVSEFPLDAAPQAGNFPRRNRIISGLSLGVLVVEASMASGSLITARLAAEQGREVYAIPGSIHHPGAKGCHQLIRDGAVLVETIEHILEGLRGWQALSRPAPMPVTHPLVALLHAAPHTSEALAIASGRPLPELLATLTELELEGQVICESGRWLARC; encoded by the coding sequence ATGTTTCCGATAAACCGCAGTGAAATTTCCCCGTCCGAACTGGAAGCGCGACTGCGCTTGCACAGGTTGCCGGAACTGGGTCCAAAGCGTTTTCGCCTATTGATCGAGGCATTCGGCTGCGCCTCGAAGGCGCTCAGCGCGCCCGCCAGTGCCTGGCGTTCCCTGGGGTTGCCGGCCATCAGTGGCGATGCCCGGCGGAGCCACGAAGTCCGCGATGGTGCCAGTGCGGCATTGGCGTGGCTGGGGCACCCGGCCCAGCATTTGCTGATGTGGGACCAACCTGAGTACCCCGCCCTGCTTGCCGAGATCGACGATGCACCGCCGCTGTTATTCGTTGCTGGCGACCCTTTTATCCTGGAAAAACCACAGCTGGCCGTGGTCGGCAGCCGCCGCGCTTCGCGCCCTGGAATGGACACTGCCGCCGCCTTTTCCCGCAGCTTGGCGAGCGCCGGTTTTGTCATCACCAGTGGCCTGGCCCTGGGCATTGACGGTGCGGCGCATCAAGCGGCATTGGATGTTGGTGGGCAGACAATTGGCGTGCTGGGCACCGGGCTCGAAAACTTTTATCCACAGCGCCACCGACGGCTCGCGGCGGCGATGATTGCCCAGGGCAGTGCCGTGGTTTCCGAGTTTCCACTCGATGCCGCGCCCCAGGCCGGTAATTTCCCTCGGCGCAACCGCATTATCAGCGGCCTGTCCCTCGGTGTGCTGGTGGTGGAAGCCAGCATGGCCAGCGGTTCGCTGATCACTGCACGGCTGGCGGCCGAACAAGGGCGCGAGGTGTATGCGATCCCGGGCTCCATCCACCATCCCGGGGCCAAGGGGTGTCACCAGTTGATCCGCGATGGCGCGGTGCTGGTGGAAACCATCGAGCACATCCTCGAAGGTTTGCGCGGCTGGCAGGCGTTGTCGCGCCCCGCGCCGATGCCGGTCACTCATCCGCTGGTGGCGTTGCTGCATGCGGCGCCCCACACCAGCGAAGCCTTGGCGATTGCCAGCGGGCGCCCCTTGCCAGAGCTACTGGCTACCCTGACCGAGCTGGAGCTGGAAGGTCAGGTGATCTGTGAAAGTGGGCGCTGGCTCGCGCGCTGCTAG